Genomic window (Saccharomyces cerevisiae S288C chromosome X, complete sequence):
TTACTAACTAATAGGTATCTTATAATCACCTAATAAAATAGTATGGCCGTGACATTTAAGGATGGTGTGATACTAGGTGCTGATTCACGTACCACCACTGGTGCGTACATAGCTAACCGTGTGACAGATAAATTAACGAGAGTACATGACAAAATTTGGTGTTGTAGGTCCGGTTCTGCAGCAGACACGCAGGCGATTGCCGACATTGTTCAGTACCATTTGGAATTATATACTTCTCAATATGGTACCCCCTCCACAGAGACTGCTGCCTCGGTGTTCAAAGAATTATGTTacgaaaataaagataacCTTACTGCTGGTATAATTGTGGCTGGTTATGATGACAAAAACAAAGGGGAAGTATATACTATTCCATTGGGTGGCTCCGTCCATAAGCTGCCTTATGCGATAGCAGGATCTGGCTCTACTTTCATATATGGGTATTGTGATAAAAACTTTAGAGAAAATATGTCAAAGGAAGAAACCGTAGATTTCATAAAGCATTCGCTATCGCAAGCCATTAAATGGGACGGATCTTCCGGTGGTGTTATAAGAATGGTTGTTTTGACAGCTGCTGGTGTGGAACGTTTGATATTCTACCCTGATGAATATGAACAACTATAATAGACCccaaaagaacaaattctGAGTGATTACTTCTCTTTATATTTGTTAACAAATGCCTCTGGATCTACACTGATATAACATATAATAGTCTATAAcctctttctctttttctcttcgCTTTACGCTTTTTTCTCTAACTGTTAGAACGACAAAGTATCTCAGAAGGGAATTTCGTAAGCAAGATATTTTACGACtaatcatttttttgttgtatAAAAACGTATGTGAGATTGATTCACTAATTCTTCGGAGTCCTGGAAGGCTTACCTTATCTATGCATTCGTACAGTTGTGTGCAATGTTAAAAATGGTGACTGTATCTACGtatctataa
Coding sequences:
- the PRE3 gene encoding proteasome core particle subunit beta 1 (Beta 1 subunit of the 20S proteasome; responsible for cleavage after acidic residues in peptides); this translates as MNGIQVDINRLKKGEVSLGTSIMAVTFKDGVILGADSRTTTGAYIANRVTDKLTRVHDKIWCCRSGSAADTQAIADIVQYHLELYTSQYGTPSTETAASVFKELCYENKDNLTAGIIVAGYDDKNKGEVYTIPLGGSVHKLPYAIAGSGSTFIYGYCDKNFRENMSKEETVDFIKHSLSQAIKWDGSSGGVIRMVVLTAAGVERLIFYPDEYEQL